One Ignavibacteriales bacterium genomic region harbors:
- the mce gene encoding methylmalonyl-CoA epimerase, whose product MNPTHIEHIGIAVKNLDESIKYYENILGLKCYAVEEVIDQKVKTAFFMVGQTKIELLQSTSEDGSVAKFIEKKGEGIHHIAFAVNDLANVLKEVEAKGIQLIDKTPRKGAEGLNIAFLHPKSTGGVLTELCEHK is encoded by the coding sequence ATGAATCCTACACATATTGAACATATTGGAATTGCAGTTAAGAATTTGGATGAATCAATTAAGTATTATGAAAATATACTTGGATTGAAATGCTATGCTGTTGAGGAAGTGATTGATCAAAAAGTAAAGACTGCTTTTTTTATGGTTGGACAAACTAAAATTGAATTATTACAATCTACTTCTGAAGATGGATCAGTTGCCAAGTTTATTGAAAAAAAAGGTGAAGGAATTCATCACATAGCTTTTGCTGTTAATGATTTGGCGAATGTGTTAAAAGAAGTTGAAGCAAAAGGAATACAACTTATTGATAAAACTCCACGCAAAGGTGCAGAAGGACTAAACATTGCTTTCCTTCATCCAAAATCAACAGGCGGCGTTTTAACTGAGTTGTGTGAACATAAATAA